One region of Skermanella mucosa genomic DNA includes:
- the pabB gene encoding aminodeoxychorismate synthase component I, whose protein sequence is MIIREIPWRDPLPAFAPWASDPFAVLFDSAADGDARSRWSYLAVEPFRTILAGPGGVAVDGLPAAGDPFAALEAELGRTPVAPGAGPAPWCGGAAGFLGYGLGRHLERLPCRHGDDLGLPDMAVGLYDVIVAFDHRERRCWITSVGGTGGTGKLDAVAARLESTPPAPAEPPPSAGPWRAELTRTEYERRVGRVLDYIRAGDIFQANFTGRFTAGRPAALGGFDLYRRLRDLSPAPFAAYAACGPRLALASASPERFLKLSADGHVETRPIKGTLPRGTTAEEDSRNARTLAASAKDRAENLMIVDLMRNDLGRVALTGSVTVPSLYALESFASVHHLVSVVEADLRPGVGPVGLLRATFPGGSVTGAPKIRAMEIIDELEACRRGPYCGALAWIGFDGAMDSSILIRTLMVTPDRIAAHAGGGIVSDSDPAREYEEMLVKITPLLRAADPEWRRE, encoded by the coding sequence ATGATCATCCGAGAGATCCCCTGGCGCGACCCCCTCCCGGCCTTCGCCCCCTGGGCGTCGGACCCCTTCGCGGTGCTGTTCGACAGCGCCGCGGACGGGGATGCCCGCAGCCGGTGGAGCTACCTGGCGGTCGAGCCCTTCCGAACGATCCTGGCCGGCCCGGGCGGCGTCGCGGTGGACGGGCTGCCGGCGGCGGGCGATCCCTTCGCCGCGCTGGAGGCCGAACTGGGGCGGACCCCGGTGGCTCCCGGCGCGGGACCGGCGCCCTGGTGCGGCGGGGCAGCGGGATTCCTGGGCTATGGCCTGGGCCGGCACCTGGAGCGCCTGCCCTGCCGCCACGGCGACGACCTCGGCCTCCCGGACATGGCGGTCGGCCTCTACGACGTGATCGTCGCCTTCGACCACCGGGAGCGGCGCTGCTGGATCACCTCGGTCGGCGGGACCGGCGGGACCGGAAAGCTGGACGCGGTCGCCGCCCGCCTGGAATCCACACCTCCCGCCCCGGCGGAGCCGCCCCCTTCCGCCGGGCCGTGGCGGGCGGAGCTGACGCGGACCGAATATGAGCGGCGGGTCGGCCGGGTGCTGGACTATATCCGGGCCGGCGACATCTTCCAGGCGAACTTCACCGGCCGCTTCACCGCCGGCCGGCCGGCGGCGCTGGGCGGCTTCGACCTCTACCGGCGCCTGCGCGATCTAAGCCCCGCGCCGTTCGCGGCCTACGCCGCCTGCGGCCCGAGGCTGGCGCTTGCGAGCGCGTCGCCGGAACGGTTCCTGAAGCTGTCGGCCGATGGCCATGTCGAGACCCGGCCGATCAAGGGCACCCTGCCGCGCGGCACCACGGCCGAGGAGGATTCGCGCAACGCCCGCACCCTCGCCGCCAGCGCCAAGGACCGCGCCGAGAACCTGATGATCGTGGACCTGATGCGCAACGACCTGGGCAGGGTCGCCCTGACCGGCAGCGTCACGGTGCCCAGCCTGTACGCGCTGGAGAGCTTCGCCAGCGTCCATCACCTGGTTTCGGTGGTGGAGGCGGACCTGCGCCCCGGCGTCGGCCCGGTCGGCCTGCTGCGCGCCACCTTCCCCGGCGGATCGGTCACCGGCGCGCCGAAGATCCGCGCCATGGAGATCATCGACGAGCTGGAGGCCTGCCGACGCGGTCCCTATTGCGGCGCGCTGGCCTGGATCGGGTTCGACGGCGCCATGGACAGCAGCATCCTGATCCGCACCCTGATGGTGACGCCGGACCGCATCGCCGCCCATGCCGGCGGCGGCATCGTCTCCGACAGCGACCCGGCGCGGGAGTACGAGGAGATGCTGGTGAAGATCACGCCGCTGCTGCGGGCGGCGGATCCTGAATGGAGAAGGGAATGA
- a CDS encoding glycine betaine ABC transporter substrate-binding protein yields the protein MGILSRALSLAAASTAAAVMVATLAGPAQAAEKKINIGWTAWSDAEAVTKLAKKIMEDRMGYTVQLTMADIGIQYQGIASGNLDAMLMSWQPLTHKPYLDKVGQDVDDLGPMYTRAKLGWVVPAYIPESELKSIEDLSKPEVKEKLGSKIQGIDPGAGLMQASETALKDYGLTDYQLISASDAAMLAGVERAERRKEWIVATSWSPHWMFAKHELRYLEDPKGSLGGLESVNKLVRKGFYQDQPEAYEFLGRMVLPLADVEAIMFEAQGSSYEQAVDNYIKNNPERIEYWVTGQMKAG from the coding sequence ATGGGAATATTGTCCAGAGCTTTGAGCTTGGCCGCGGCCTCGACCGCCGCCGCCGTGATGGTGGCGACGCTTGCCGGTCCCGCGCAGGCCGCCGAGAAGAAGATCAATATCGGCTGGACCGCTTGGTCCGACGCCGAGGCAGTGACCAAGCTGGCGAAGAAGATCATGGAAGACCGGATGGGCTACACGGTCCAGCTGACCATGGCCGACATCGGCATCCAGTACCAGGGCATCGCGTCGGGCAACCTTGACGCCATGCTGATGTCGTGGCAGCCGCTGACCCACAAGCCGTACCTGGACAAGGTCGGGCAGGACGTGGACGATCTCGGCCCGATGTATACCCGCGCCAAGCTGGGCTGGGTGGTTCCGGCCTATATCCCGGAGTCCGAGCTGAAGAGCATCGAGGACCTGAGCAAGCCCGAGGTCAAGGAGAAGCTCGGCAGCAAGATCCAGGGCATCGATCCCGGCGCGGGGCTGATGCAGGCGTCCGAGACGGCGCTGAAGGATTATGGCCTGACGGACTATCAGCTGATCTCGGCCAGCGACGCGGCGATGCTCGCGGGAGTCGAGCGGGCGGAGCGACGCAAGGAGTGGATCGTCGCGACGAGCTGGAGCCCGCACTGGATGTTCGCCAAGCATGAGCTGCGCTACCTGGAGGATCCCAAGGGTTCGCTGGGCGGGCTGGAGAGCGTCAATAAGCTGGTCCGCAAGGGCTTCTACCAGGACCAGCCGGAGGCCTACGAGTTCCTGGGCCGCATGGTGCTGCCGCTGGCCGACGTCGAGGCGATCATGTTCGAGGCGCAGGGCAGCAGCTACGAGCAGGCGGTGGACAACTACATCAAGAACAATCCGGAGCGGATCGAATACTGGGTCACCGGCCAGATGAAGGCGGGCTGA
- a CDS encoding aminotransferase class IV, which translates to MKVWLNGALVPAGEARIDPADRGFTLGDGLFETIRVADGRPCHLDRHLARLAGGAAELGIPLPMEAPEIAAGIASVLAETGLSEAAVRLTLTRGPAPRGLLPPDTPRPTLLATAAPASPSPAPARAVIARSTCRNELSPLSRLKSLNYLDGILARREAADRGADDALILNTRGRLAEATVGNVFAVIDGVLVTPPVGEGALPGIARGLVIERLSAAERPVTVEELMNATAIAVTNSLGVRPLATLEGRPLESRTAASELARMIGFA; encoded by the coding sequence ATGAAGGTCTGGCTGAACGGCGCCCTGGTCCCGGCGGGGGAGGCGCGGATCGACCCGGCCGACCGGGGCTTCACGCTGGGCGACGGGCTGTTCGAGACGATCCGCGTGGCGGACGGGCGGCCCTGCCACCTGGATCGCCATTTGGCAAGGCTGGCCGGCGGTGCGGCTGAGCTGGGCATCCCGCTGCCGATGGAAGCGCCGGAGATCGCCGCCGGGATCGCCTCCGTGCTGGCGGAGACGGGATTGTCGGAGGCCGCGGTGCGGCTGACACTGACGCGGGGACCGGCGCCGCGCGGCCTGCTGCCGCCCGACACGCCTCGGCCGACGCTGCTGGCGACGGCGGCTCCGGCCTCCCCGTCCCCGGCGCCGGCCCGCGCGGTGATCGCCCGCTCGACCTGCCGGAACGAGCTGTCGCCGCTCTCCCGACTCAAGAGCCTGAACTATCTCGACGGCATCCTGGCCCGGCGCGAGGCGGCCGACCGCGGCGCCGATGATGCGCTGATACTGAACACCCGTGGTCGGCTGGCCGAGGCCACCGTCGGCAACGTCTTCGCCGTGATCGATGGCGTGCTGGTGACTCCGCCTGTCGGCGAGGGAGCGCTGCCCGGCATCGCGCGCGGTCTTGTGATCGAGCGGCTATCCGCAGCCGAGCGCCCCGTCACGGTCGAGGAACTGATGAACGCCACGGCGATCGCCGTGACCAACAGCCTGGGCGTCAGGCCGCTGGCCACCCTGGAAGGCCGGCCGCTGGAGAGCCGCACTGCAGCCTCCGAACTGGCCCGCATGATCGGATTTGCGTAG
- a CDS encoding ABC transporter permease: MNFEIPLDIWVEDLVNYILDNFQPFLDGIAAVVDGFGAAIDGALLALPIWLMIVLLTAFSGWRVSLRFGLFTLVALLLIVSMGLWTETISTLGLVLAATMLSLILGVPLGVWMARSKIVEGISKTTLDFMQTMPAFVYLIPAVMFFGLGRVPGIIATVIFAMPPAVRLTALGIQQVPVEIVEAARAFGCTDRQLLFRVQLPNARPSIMAGINQTMMLALSMVVIASMIGAGGLGNVVLQGIQRLDIGLGFKSGLAVVLLAIILDRITQSFGAKAAAPSKGRFVVPAFLQRLMPSPARSNPAP; the protein is encoded by the coding sequence ATGAACTTCGAGATCCCGCTCGACATCTGGGTCGAAGACCTCGTCAACTATATCCTGGACAATTTCCAGCCGTTCCTGGACGGCATCGCCGCCGTGGTGGACGGCTTCGGCGCCGCGATCGACGGGGCGCTGCTGGCCCTGCCGATCTGGCTGATGATCGTCCTGCTGACCGCCTTCTCCGGCTGGCGGGTCAGCCTGCGCTTCGGGCTGTTCACGCTGGTGGCCCTGCTGCTGATCGTCTCCATGGGCCTCTGGACCGAGACCATCTCGACCCTGGGCCTGGTGCTGGCGGCCACCATGCTCAGCCTGATCCTGGGCGTGCCGCTGGGCGTCTGGATGGCGCGGAGCAAGATTGTCGAGGGCATCTCCAAGACGACGCTGGACTTCATGCAGACCATGCCGGCCTTCGTGTATCTGATCCCGGCGGTCATGTTCTTCGGCCTGGGCCGGGTCCCCGGCATCATCGCCACCGTCATCTTCGCGATGCCGCCGGCGGTCCGCCTGACCGCGCTGGGCATCCAGCAGGTCCCGGTCGAGATCGTCGAGGCCGCCCGCGCCTTCGGCTGCACCGACCGTCAGTTGCTGTTCCGGGTGCAGCTTCCCAACGCCCGGCCGTCGATCATGGCGGGCATCAACCAGACCATGATGCTGGCGCTGTCGATGGTCGTGATCGCCTCGATGATCGGCGCCGGCGGCCTGGGCAACGTGGTACTTCAGGGCATCCAGCGGCTGGACATCGGGCTGGGCTTCAAGAGCGGCCTGGCGGTGGTGCTGCTCGCCATCATCCTGGACCGTATCACCCAGAGCTTCGGGGCCAAGGCGGCGGCACCCTCCAAGGGCCGCTTCGTGGTGCCGGCTTTCCTGCAACGGCTGATGCCGTCGCCGGCCCGTTCGAACCCGGCGCCTTGA
- the proV gene encoding glycine betaine/L-proline ABC transporter ATP-binding protein ProV, with amino-acid sequence MKAAFEGITSKDSVQSAPLRSFPAATGTASAPAAVPRPAGAKSKDVAGDVRLDVSNVYKIFADDPKPALDMLNAGATKDEVFKKLGVTVGVKDASFQVRSGEIFVIMGLSGSGKSTMIRLLNRLIEPSAGKIVFDGRDLVQMSKKELIGVRRKDMSMVFQSFALMPHLTALDNAAFGLEIAGVPKQKRHEAALEALEQVGLGQYAQRYPREMSGGMQQRVGLARALANNPTIMLMDEAFSALDPLIRTEMQDELLRLQREHKRTIIFISHDLDEAMRIGDRIAIMEGGSIVQIGTPFEILRNPADDYVRSFFRNVDVSRVLRAGDVADFQESTSVVRTPGVLQPALDKLAGGNQEYGYVHDQDQRYQGTVSRSSLERALAAEDQPRFVHAFLPDVDPISSETPLHEVMRTVASTECPVPVVDGENKLVGSISPSSLLRTLDREG; translated from the coding sequence ATGAAAGCAGCGTTCGAGGGCATAACGAGCAAAGACTCCGTTCAATCGGCTCCGCTGCGCTCATTTCCGGCGGCCACCGGGACTGCATCGGCGCCTGCGGCCGTACCCAGACCGGCCGGCGCCAAGTCCAAGGACGTCGCCGGCGACGTGCGGCTCGACGTCTCCAACGTCTACAAGATCTTCGCCGACGACCCGAAGCCGGCCCTCGACATGCTGAACGCGGGCGCCACCAAGGACGAGGTTTTCAAGAAGCTGGGCGTCACGGTGGGCGTCAAGGACGCCAGCTTCCAGGTCCGCAGCGGCGAGATCTTCGTGATCATGGGCCTGTCCGGATCGGGCAAGTCGACCATGATCCGGCTGCTCAACCGGCTGATCGAGCCGAGCGCCGGCAAGATCGTGTTCGACGGGCGCGACCTCGTGCAGATGTCCAAGAAGGAGCTGATCGGGGTCCGCCGCAAGGACATGAGCATGGTGTTCCAGTCCTTCGCGCTGATGCCCCACCTGACCGCGCTCGACAACGCCGCCTTCGGGCTGGAGATCGCCGGCGTGCCCAAGCAGAAGCGGCACGAGGCCGCCCTGGAGGCGCTGGAGCAGGTCGGCCTGGGGCAGTATGCCCAGCGCTATCCGCGCGAGATGTCGGGCGGCATGCAGCAGCGCGTCGGGCTTGCCCGGGCGCTCGCCAACAACCCGACCATCATGCTGATGGACGAGGCGTTCTCGGCCCTCGACCCGCTGATCCGGACCGAGATGCAGGACGAGCTGCTGCGCCTCCAGCGCGAGCACAAGCGGACCATCATCTTCATCTCCCACGACCTTGACGAGGCGATGCGGATCGGCGACCGGATCGCCATCATGGAGGGCGGCAGCATCGTCCAGATCGGCACCCCGTTCGAGATCCTGCGCAACCCGGCCGACGATTATGTCCGCTCCTTCTTCCGCAACGTGGACGTGTCGCGCGTGCTGCGCGCCGGCGACGTGGCGGACTTCCAGGAATCGACTTCCGTCGTCCGGACGCCGGGCGTGCTTCAGCCGGCACTGGACAAGCTGGCCGGGGGCAACCAGGAATACGGCTATGTCCACGACCAGGACCAGCGCTACCAGGGCACCGTGTCGCGCAGCTCGCTGGAGCGCGCGCTGGCGGCGGAGGACCAGCCCCGCTTCGTCCACGCCTTCCTGCCCGACGTCGATCCGATTTCGTCCGAGACGCCGCTGCACGAGGTGATGCGCACCGTCGCCTCGACCGAATGCCCCGTCCCCGTGGTGGACGGCGAGAACAAGCTGGTCGGCTCGATCTCGCCCTCGTCGCTGCTCAGAACCCTGGATCGGGAGGGCTGA
- a CDS encoding electron transfer flavoprotein subunit beta — MADDRMIEVAVLLSAGRHPASGRARRAPLDAQALELALRLVETGHAARVHALHAGDPSNPALRDYLGMGLDRLEVLELASGADPVPALASRLRTLAPALVLAGAVAEGGEDSGMVPYLMARSLERTLVPDVVALELSGDGADLTQALPRGRRRLVAAGLPLVATLHGSAPAARQSAFARARRGSIDILPADGAGDAFLEDCAVRPWRARPRLMGSRRGGTALDRLRAATETRAGQGRLMVQPSPEDAASAIYECLIEQGIIR, encoded by the coding sequence ATGGCTGACGATCGAATGATCGAGGTCGCCGTCCTGCTCTCCGCCGGCCGCCATCCGGCGTCGGGCCGCGCCCGGCGGGCGCCGCTAGACGCCCAGGCGCTGGAACTGGCGCTTCGGCTGGTCGAAACCGGCCATGCCGCCCGCGTCCACGCGCTCCATGCCGGCGACCCGTCGAACCCGGCGCTCCGCGACTATCTCGGCATGGGCCTGGACAGGCTGGAGGTGCTGGAACTGGCGTCCGGAGCCGACCCGGTCCCGGCCCTGGCGTCCCGGCTGCGGACGCTGGCGCCGGCGCTCGTCCTGGCCGGGGCGGTCGCCGAGGGTGGGGAAGACAGCGGCATGGTGCCTTATCTTATGGCAAGGTCGCTGGAACGTACGCTTGTTCCGGACGTTGTCGCGCTGGAACTTTCCGGTGACGGAGCCGATCTGACGCAGGCTCTGCCGCGCGGACGGCGCCGGCTGGTCGCCGCCGGGCTGCCCTTGGTCGCGACTTTGCATGGGTCGGCACCGGCGGCGCGCCAGAGCGCGTTCGCCCGCGCCCGACGCGGGAGCATCGACATCCTCCCCGCGGACGGCGCCGGCGACGCCTTCCTCGAGGACTGCGCCGTCCGGCCGTGGCGTGCCCGACCGAGGCTGATGGGCTCCCGGCGGGGCGGCACGGCGCTCGACCGCCTGAGGGCGGCGACCGAGACCCGGGCCGGCCAAGGCAGGCTGATGGTCCAGCCGTCGCCCGAAGACGCGGCGTCTGCGATCTACGAATGCCTGATCGAACAGGGAATAATTCGTTGA
- a CDS encoding DUF3483 domain-containing protein — protein MIATTLSAIVIATLAAGLLLALVQARRWRAGRAADVDIVAGLKALPRRYLVDVHEVVARNSFNSRFHALTAGGFLASLVLIVALALPPLRHGAVWGLLSLALAAMLAGGLMVGWRRRVERPAELSGGRFSRLPFALLAYAAAFLAVALDQAAGGVLPGWLALALVLAGAWGCAELVLGVWKGPLKHAVHGALHLVAHPRPLRFRDGAGRDSAIRPLDLEAPRLGAERPMDFDWNRLLGFDACVQCGRCETACPAYAAGLPLNPKKLIQDLVTALDEDGSDRNYAGHGHPGRPVGNAHGGPAEPVIGPTVHPDTLWACTTCRACVQECPMMIEHVDAVIDLRRFQTLELGATPGKAAGMLEELRATDNPGGRPLSRRLDWAVDLDLPVLADRGECDVLLWLGDGAFELRTQRSLRALVKLLRRAGVDFAVLGAEELDCGDVARRLGDEATFQDLARRNVTTLRRYRFDRIVTADPHALHALRNEYRPFGLDVPVIHHTAFLLDLLRDGRLKAESRLSDSVTYHDPCYLGRYNGEIDAPRALLDAIGVARVEMERSGLRSSCCGGGGGAPLTDVAGERRIPDVRMDHARATGAATVAVACPNCALMLEGVVGPRPQVAEIAELVLAATEPRP, from the coding sequence ATGATCGCGACGACGCTCTCCGCCATCGTCATCGCCACGCTGGCCGCCGGCCTGCTGCTGGCCCTGGTCCAGGCCCGGCGCTGGCGAGCCGGCCGCGCGGCCGACGTGGATATCGTCGCCGGGCTGAAGGCGCTGCCGCGCCGCTATCTGGTCGATGTCCACGAGGTCGTGGCGCGCAACAGCTTCAATTCCCGGTTCCACGCGCTGACGGCGGGGGGCTTCCTCGCCTCGCTGGTGCTGATCGTGGCGCTGGCGCTGCCACCCCTGCGGCACGGCGCGGTCTGGGGCCTGCTGAGCCTGGCGCTGGCGGCCATGCTGGCGGGCGGCCTGATGGTCGGCTGGCGCCGCCGGGTCGAGCGGCCGGCTGAACTGTCCGGCGGACGCTTCAGCCGGCTGCCCTTCGCGCTGCTGGCCTATGCCGCGGCCTTCCTGGCGGTGGCCCTGGACCAAGCCGCCGGGGGCGTCCTGCCGGGCTGGCTGGCCCTGGCGCTGGTCCTGGCCGGCGCCTGGGGCTGCGCCGAACTGGTGCTGGGCGTCTGGAAGGGACCCCTGAAGCACGCCGTCCACGGCGCGCTCCATCTGGTCGCCCATCCCCGGCCCCTGCGGTTCCGGGACGGTGCCGGCCGCGACAGCGCGATCCGGCCGCTCGACCTGGAGGCGCCGAGGCTGGGGGCCGAGCGACCCATGGACTTCGACTGGAACCGGCTGCTGGGATTCGACGCCTGCGTCCAATGCGGCCGGTGCGAGACGGCTTGCCCGGCCTATGCCGCCGGCCTGCCGCTGAACCCCAAGAAGCTGATCCAGGACCTGGTGACGGCGCTGGACGAGGATGGATCGGATCGGAACTATGCCGGCCACGGCCATCCCGGGCGCCCCGTCGGCAATGCCCATGGCGGTCCCGCCGAACCCGTCATCGGCCCGACGGTGCATCCCGACACCCTGTGGGCCTGCACCACCTGCCGCGCCTGCGTGCAGGAATGCCCGATGATGATCGAGCATGTGGACGCGGTGATCGACCTGCGCCGTTTCCAGACCCTGGAATTGGGCGCCACGCCGGGCAAGGCGGCCGGCATGCTGGAGGAGCTTCGGGCGACCGACAATCCGGGCGGACGGCCGCTGTCCCGGCGGCTGGACTGGGCGGTGGACCTGGACCTGCCGGTGCTGGCCGACAGGGGCGAGTGCGACGTGCTCCTGTGGCTGGGCGACGGGGCGTTCGAGCTGCGGACCCAGCGTTCCCTGAGGGCGCTGGTGAAGCTGCTCCGCCGCGCCGGGGTCGATTTCGCGGTGTTGGGGGCGGAAGAGCTGGACTGTGGCGACGTCGCCCGACGGCTCGGCGACGAGGCGACATTCCAGGATCTGGCACGGCGCAACGTCACCACGTTGCGCCGTTATCGTTTCGACCGCATCGTCACCGCCGACCCTCATGCCCTTCATGCGCTCCGCAACGAGTACCGGCCGTTCGGGCTCGACGTCCCGGTGATCCACCACACCGCCTTCCTGCTGGACCTGCTGCGGGACGGGCGGCTCAAGGCGGAGAGCCGGCTTTCGGACTCCGTGACATATCATGATCCCTGCTATCTCGGCCGCTACAACGGCGAGATCGACGCACCCAGGGCCCTGCTCGACGCGATCGGCGTGGCCCGCGTCGAGATGGAGCGCTCCGGCCTGCGGTCGAGCTGCTGCGGCGGCGGCGGCGGGGCGCCGCTGACCGACGTGGCGGGCGAGCGGCGCATCCCCGATGTCCGCATGGACCATGCCCGCGCGACCGGCGCCGCGACGGTGGCGGTGGCCTGTCCCAACTGCGCGCTGATGCTGGAAGGCGTGGTCGGACCGAGGCCGCAGGTCGCCGAGATCGCCGAGTTGGTCCTGGCCGCCACGGAGCCGCGGCCATGA
- a CDS encoding electron transfer flavoprotein subunit alpha/FixB family protein: protein MTRKRRDPRAELLALTVSEQPRRRIARGAAPAPGGRRRRDPRAERAGAAVQVGARRRFDWSGAALAHPGQQGRLQTAAAAGPSVRIIDDPAFLVLVVLDQPDGQMTDHDRQVIAAGRILADAGGGAVAALSAGLDRESDLGAAGIDRVMKVDFELFAGYCPERRTALVLAAVDSLKPRHVLFAESASGGADLARRVAAATGERLFPGVQTLTPTQAGRRARGGSSELSRAPARLMSIAPDAVPPLDDVRHEARPIPAPVPDFPASAGIRSARLLETDPDRLSPAEADFIVSAGNGLTDWASFAELAEVLGATRGGSRVVCDSGHLPRDRQIGASGTLVTARCYFALGIAGAPQHLQGITEVKHVIAVNTDLHAEMIKRADLAIVADAQAVMPALIRHARERRRERGGHG from the coding sequence ATGACCCGCAAGCGGCGCGATCCCCGGGCCGAACTGCTGGCCCTGACGGTGTCCGAACAGCCGCGCCGGCGCATCGCCCGGGGAGCCGCCCCGGCACCGGGCGGGCGGCGCCGCCGCGATCCCCGGGCGGAGCGCGCCGGGGCCGCCGTCCAGGTCGGAGCCCGCCGTCGCTTCGATTGGAGCGGCGCCGCCCTGGCCCATCCGGGGCAGCAGGGTCGCCTGCAGACCGCCGCCGCCGCCGGTCCTTCCGTCCGGATCATCGACGATCCGGCCTTCCTGGTGCTGGTCGTCCTGGACCAGCCCGACGGGCAGATGACCGACCATGACCGGCAGGTGATCGCCGCCGGGCGCATCCTCGCCGATGCCGGGGGAGGGGCGGTGGCGGCGCTCTCCGCCGGCCTCGACAGGGAGTCCGACCTGGGTGCCGCCGGTATCGATCGGGTTATGAAGGTTGACTTCGAACTATTTGCCGGCTATTGCCCGGAGCGACGCACCGCCCTGGTGCTCGCCGCGGTGGACAGTCTGAAGCCGCGACACGTGCTGTTTGCCGAGAGTGCTTCCGGCGGTGCCGATCTGGCGCGCCGCGTCGCGGCTGCTACCGGCGAACGGCTGTTTCCGGGTGTCCAGACACTGACACCGACCCAGGCGGGCCGGCGTGCCCGCGGCGGCTCATCGGAACTGAGCCGCGCCCCGGCGCGGCTGATGAGCATCGCTCCCGACGCCGTTCCGCCGCTCGACGATGTCCGCCACGAGGCGCGGCCGATCCCGGCACCGGTCCCGGACTTCCCGGCGTCGGCGGGTATCCGCTCCGCGCGCCTGCTGGAGACCGACCCCGACCGGCTGTCGCCGGCCGAGGCGGACTTCATCGTCAGCGCCGGCAACGGCCTGACCGACTGGGCTTCGTTCGCCGAGCTTGCGGAGGTGCTGGGAGCCACGCGCGGCGGCAGCCGCGTGGTCTGTGACTCCGGGCACCTGCCCCGGGACCGCCAGATCGGCGCGTCCGGCACCCTGGTGACGGCGCGCTGCTATTTCGCGTTGGGGATCGCGGGAGCGCCCCAGCATCTGCAAGGAATCACGGAGGTAAAGCACGTCATCGCCGTCAACACCGACCTTCACGCCGAGATGATCAAGCGCGCCGACCTCGCCATCGTGGCCGACGCGCAGGCGGTCATGCCGGCCCTGATCCGGCATGCGCGGGAACGCCGCCGCGAGCGGGGTGGCCATGGCTGA